The Phyllopteryx taeniolatus isolate TA_2022b chromosome 9, UOR_Ptae_1.2, whole genome shotgun sequence genome contains a region encoding:
- the LOC133484167 gene encoding G-protein coupled receptor 61-like gives MESAWNSSHQPPQPPSNMSTSALAEGWPPSQWLALAAMLLMDLLAVVGNVAIMAVIAKVPQLHKFAFVFHLCLVDLLAALVLMPLGMVSSRAFFGEALCRSYLFLSVFLVSAAILSISVINVERYYYIIHPMRYEVKMTVGLVASVLVGIWVKALAMSALPLLAWVLQGARTPLLEGSGGGGGIPSPPVQGQRRCSLHWSGGGSNRLAFMVLFTLLYFLCPLLVIFVVYCNMFKVARVAAMHHGPLPTWTDTPRRQRSESLSSRSTMVTSSGTGTGTGRETTARPFGGGKAAAVLAAIGGQFLCCWLPYFAFHLHSALAASPPAALASLEEAVTWIGYFCFTSNPFFYGCLNRQIREELGKHLPCLFRRAGLEVEDGLPSREGSIEENFLQFLQGTGCNLEPQNSHSTSSPKGEACRPLAQSQASEPVHPLPVDFRIPGQIAEETFEFIETDQVKNNHIEIDT, from the coding sequence ATGGAGTCAGCGTGGAACTCCTCCCACCAGCCTCCGCAGCCCCCGTCCAACATGTCTACCTCCGCTCTGGCTGAGGGCTGGCCTCCGTCCCAGTGGCTAGCCCTGGCGGCCATGCTGCTCATGGATCTGCTCGCCGTGGTGGGCAACGTGGCCATCATGGCGGTTATCGCCAAGGTCCCGCAGCTCCACAAGTTTGCCTTTGTCTTCCACCTGTGCTTGGTGGACCTGCTGGCGGCCTTGGTGCTGATGCCCCTCGGCATGGTCTCCAGTCGAGCCTTTTTCGGGGAGGCCCTGTGCCGGAGTTACCTCTTTCTCAGCGTGTTCCTGGTCAGCGCCGCCATCCTCTCCATCTCGGTCATCAACGTGGAGcgctattattatattatacaccCCATGCGTTACGAGGTGAAGATGACCGTCGGCCTGGTAGCTTCAGTACTAGTGGGGATATGGGTCAAAGCCTTGGCCATGTCCGCTTTGCCACTGCTCGCCTGGGTCCTGCAAGGCGCGAGGACTCCTCTTCTGGAGGGTAGCGGGGGAGGTGGGGGTATCCCATCTCCCCCAGTTCAGGGTCAGAGGCGCTGCTCGCTCCACTGGTCGGGGGGCGGCTCGAACCGTCTGGCGTTCATGGTCCTCTTCACGCTGCTTTACTTCCTCTGTCCGCTGCTGGTCATTTTCGTTGTGTACTGCAACATGTTCAAAGTGGCTCGGGTAGCCGCCATGCACCACGGGCCTCTACCCACTTGGACAGACACGCCCCGTCGTCAGAGATCGGAGTCGCTCAGTAGCCGGTCCACGATGGTTACCAGCTCTGGGACGGGGACTGGGACCGGAAGGGAGACCACGGCGCGGCCATTTGGAGGAGGGAAGGCGGCAGCGGTGTTGGCGGCTATAGGCGGCCAATTTCTGTGTTGCTGGTTGCCCTACTTTGCTTTCCACCTGCATTCTGCCCTGGCTGCCAGCCCTCCAGCTGCACTGGCGTCTCTGGAGGAGGCAGTCACCTGGATTGGCTACTTCTGCTTCACCTCCAACCCCTTCTTCTACGGCTGTCTCAACAGACAGATCCGGGAGGAGCTGGGCAAACATCTGCCGTGCCTGTTTCGCCGAGCGGGGCTCGAGGTGGAGGACGGGCTGCCCAGCCGCGAAGGCTCCATAGAGGAAAATTTCCTCCAGTTTCTTCAGGGCACCGGCTGCAACTTGGAACCTCAGAACTCGCACAGCACCTCCAGTCCGAAGGGGGAAGCCTGCCGCCCCCTGGCTCAGTCCCAAGCATCTGAGCCAGTACATCCACTACCTGTTGATTTTCGTATACCCGGACAAATTGCAGAGGAGACCTTTGAATTTATCGAGACAGATCAGgtgaaaaacaaccacatagaaATAGACACTtaa